Proteins encoded within one genomic window of Felis catus isolate Fca126 chromosome C1, F.catus_Fca126_mat1.0, whole genome shotgun sequence:
- the TSSK3 gene encoding testis-specific serine/threonine-protein kinase 3 isoform X1, with translation MEDFLLSNGYQLGKTIGEGTYSKVKEAFSKKHQTKVAIKIIDKMGGPEEFIQRFLPRELQIVRTLDHKNIIQVYEMLESADGKIYLVMELAEGGDVFDCVLNGGPLPESQAKALFRQMVEAIRYCHGCGVAHRDLKCENALLQGFNLKLTDFGFAKVLPKSRRELSQTFCGSTAYAAPEVLQGIPHDSKKGDVWSMGVVLYVMLCASLPFDDTDIPKMLWQQQKGVSFPTHLGISAECQDLLKRLLEPDMILRPSIEEVSWHPWLAST, from the exons GTCAAAGAAGCATTTTccaaaaaacaccaaacaaaagtGGCAATTAAAATTATAGACAAGATGGGAGGGCCGGAAG AATTTATCCAGAGATTCCTGCCTCGGGAGCTCCAGATTGTCCGTACCCTGGACCACAAGAACATCATCCAGGTGTATGAGATGCTGGAGTCTGCTGATGGGAAAATCTACCTGGTGATGGAGCTGGCTGAAGGCGGGGACGTCTTTGACTGTGTGCTGAACGGGGGGCCACTTCCCGAGAGCCAGGCCAAGGCCCTCTTCCGTCAAATGGTCGAGGCCATCCGCTACTGCCATGGCTGTGGTGTGGCCCACCGGGACCTCAAGTGTGAGAACGCCTTGTTGCAGGGCTTCAACCTGAAGCTGACTGACTTTGGCTTCGCTAAGGTGTTGCCCAAGTCACGTCGAGAGCTGAGCCAGACGTTCTGCGGCAGCACAGCCTACGCCGCCCCCGAGGTGCTGCAGGGTATTCCTCATGATAGCAAGAAGGGCGACGTCTGGAGTATGGGCGTGGTCCTGTACGTCATGCTCTGTGCCAGCCTACCTTTTGACGACACAGACATCCCCAAGATGCTGTGGCAGCAGCAGAAGGGGGTGTCTTTCCCCACTCATCTGGGCATCTCAGCCGAATGCCAGGACCTGCTCAAGCGGCTCCTGGAACCAGACATGATCCTCCGGCCTTCAATCGAAGAAGTTAGTTGGCATCCATGGCTAGCAAGCACTTGA
- the TSSK3 gene encoding testis-specific serine/threonine-protein kinase 3 isoform X2 produces the protein MVRTEFIQRFLPRELQIVRTLDHKNIIQVYEMLESADGKIYLVMELAEGGDVFDCVLNGGPLPESQAKALFRQMVEAIRYCHGCGVAHRDLKCENALLQGFNLKLTDFGFAKVLPKSRRELSQTFCGSTAYAAPEVLQGIPHDSKKGDVWSMGVVLYVMLCASLPFDDTDIPKMLWQQQKGVSFPTHLGISAECQDLLKRLLEPDMILRPSIEEVSWHPWLAST, from the coding sequence AATTTATCCAGAGATTCCTGCCTCGGGAGCTCCAGATTGTCCGTACCCTGGACCACAAGAACATCATCCAGGTGTATGAGATGCTGGAGTCTGCTGATGGGAAAATCTACCTGGTGATGGAGCTGGCTGAAGGCGGGGACGTCTTTGACTGTGTGCTGAACGGGGGGCCACTTCCCGAGAGCCAGGCCAAGGCCCTCTTCCGTCAAATGGTCGAGGCCATCCGCTACTGCCATGGCTGTGGTGTGGCCCACCGGGACCTCAAGTGTGAGAACGCCTTGTTGCAGGGCTTCAACCTGAAGCTGACTGACTTTGGCTTCGCTAAGGTGTTGCCCAAGTCACGTCGAGAGCTGAGCCAGACGTTCTGCGGCAGCACAGCCTACGCCGCCCCCGAGGTGCTGCAGGGTATTCCTCATGATAGCAAGAAGGGCGACGTCTGGAGTATGGGCGTGGTCCTGTACGTCATGCTCTGTGCCAGCCTACCTTTTGACGACACAGACATCCCCAAGATGCTGTGGCAGCAGCAGAAGGGGGTGTCTTTCCCCACTCATCTGGGCATCTCAGCCGAATGCCAGGACCTGCTCAAGCGGCTCCTGGAACCAGACATGATCCTCCGGCCTTCAATCGAAGAAGTTAGTTGGCATCCATGGCTAGCAAGCACTTGA